From the Pseudomonas baltica genome, one window contains:
- a CDS encoding DUF1631 domain-containing protein: MQNDGKVVPLNKAAEQAASAPLARLPVVLLQVRDKAAQQLKHALQALFDNADDTLFEMADKAQNNVDQNNFFEAMRDLRLKRKSIERGFLDKFYEAFVRIGQYDVAHEPAPAMSYDKLALVPNDELERTVALDAMVGKVFARDGFALGQLTTRLNTLVPRRLEDSTNPMGPAMLCDFFLQAGRNLGVEIKVKLIILKLFEKYVLSDTEKLYGDANQLLIATGILPELKAAPTRRAEDRPPPRPRSNNDIPTSGGAPQPPPDQAVQEVFTALQDLIHGLRGTVAPKMESHSEPQPISTNDLMRLLSHLQQYVPNALAHQDDFDLRSQLEQLLTRVSVKSGKFRVVGVVDEDVINLIAMLFEFILDDGSLPDSLKLLIGRLQIPMLKVAVLDKSFFSRGSHPARRLLNEIASAAMGWGGRDDHQRDSLYMRIEQIVQRLLNDFVDDPALFSELLVDFLAFSADERRRSELLEQRTRDAEEGRAKADLARRLVQVELNQRLFGKTLPEVVVRLLEEAWSKVLLLVCLKHGVKSPEWASGLRTMDDLIWSVEPHDEPAARMRLLELVPGLLKALRDGLTSSAFDPFATGEFFSQLEALHVQAFQRELQSIDPAAAHDDPPMVAILEEIVLEGTETLAADAQIALADDDAGLVEVDKLRLGSWIEIREDDEFTLRCKLTAIIESTGKYIFVNRTGMKVLERTRTQLALEFDEGHVRVLDDTLLFDRALDSVVSNLRKLKA, from the coding sequence ATGCAGAACGACGGTAAAGTGGTGCCATTGAACAAAGCAGCCGAACAGGCAGCTAGTGCGCCGCTTGCTCGTTTGCCTGTGGTCCTTCTGCAGGTGCGTGATAAAGCCGCACAACAGTTGAAGCATGCCCTGCAGGCATTGTTCGACAATGCCGACGATACCTTGTTCGAGATGGCCGACAAGGCCCAGAACAACGTCGATCAAAACAACTTTTTCGAAGCCATGCGCGACTTGCGCCTCAAGCGAAAGAGCATCGAACGAGGGTTTCTGGACAAGTTCTATGAAGCCTTCGTTCGTATCGGTCAATATGATGTTGCTCACGAGCCAGCCCCGGCCATGAGCTATGACAAGCTCGCACTGGTGCCCAACGACGAACTGGAGCGCACTGTCGCCCTGGATGCCATGGTCGGCAAGGTGTTTGCGCGTGACGGGTTTGCGCTAGGCCAGCTCACCACGCGCCTCAATACGCTGGTACCGCGCCGTCTCGAAGACTCCACCAACCCGATGGGCCCCGCGATGCTCTGCGATTTTTTCCTGCAGGCCGGGCGTAATCTCGGGGTGGAGATCAAGGTCAAGCTGATCATTCTCAAGCTGTTCGAGAAGTACGTATTGAGCGACACCGAAAAACTCTACGGTGACGCCAACCAGTTGCTCATCGCCACCGGTATTCTGCCAGAGCTCAAAGCTGCGCCGACTCGCCGAGCCGAAGATCGTCCGCCACCGCGCCCGCGCAGCAACAACGACATCCCCACCAGCGGTGGCGCACCCCAGCCGCCGCCGGACCAGGCGGTGCAGGAAGTCTTCACCGCGCTGCAGGATCTGATTCACGGCCTGCGTGGCACTGTCGCGCCGAAGATGGAAAGCCACAGCGAGCCGCAGCCCATCTCCACCAACGACCTCATGCGCCTGCTGTCGCACTTGCAGCAATACGTGCCGAACGCGCTCGCGCACCAGGACGATTTCGACCTGCGGTCTCAGCTCGAACAGCTGCTGACCCGGGTCAGCGTCAAGAGCGGCAAGTTTCGCGTGGTGGGGGTGGTCGACGAAGACGTCATCAATCTGATCGCCATGCTGTTCGAGTTCATCCTCGACGACGGCAGCCTGCCGGATTCTCTCAAGTTGCTGATCGGCCGCTTGCAGATTCCGATGCTCAAGGTGGCGGTGCTGGACAAGAGCTTTTTCTCCCGCGGCAGCCATCCCGCGCGCCGTCTGCTCAACGAAATCGCTTCGGCGGCGATGGGCTGGGGTGGGCGTGACGATCACCAGCGCGACAGCCTCTATATGCGCATCGAGCAGATCGTCCAGCGCCTGCTCAATGATTTTGTCGATGATCCGGCGCTGTTTTCCGAGCTGCTGGTGGATTTTCTCGCCTTCAGCGCCGACGAGCGCCGTCGCAGCGAGCTCCTCGAACAACGTACCCGCGATGCCGAAGAAGGTCGGGCCAAGGCCGACCTTGCACGGCGCCTGGTGCAGGTCGAGCTGAACCAGCGATTGTTCGGCAAGACCCTACCCGAGGTGGTGGTGCGTTTGCTGGAAGAGGCATGGAGCAAGGTCCTGCTGCTGGTGTGCCTCAAGCACGGCGTCAAATCGCCTGAATGGGCCAGCGGCCTGCGCACCATGGACGACTTGATCTGGAGCGTCGAGCCCCATGACGAACCGGCCGCGCGCATGCGCCTGCTGGAGCTCGTACCGGGCTTGCTCAAGGCTCTGCGAGACGGTCTGACCAGCTCGGCGTTCGACCCGTTCGCCACCGGCGAATTCTTCAGCCAGCTCGAAGCGCTGCATGTGCAGGCCTTTCAGCGTGAACTGCAAAGCATCGACCCGGCGGCTGCCCACGACGATCCGCCCATGGTCGCGATACTCGAAGAGATCGTGCTCGAAGGCACCGAGACGCTGGCGGCCGACGCGCAAATCGCCCTGGCCGATGACGATGCCGGGCTGGTGGAGGTCGACAAGCTGCGCCTGGGCAGTTGGATCGAAATCCGCGAAGATGACGAGTTCACCCTGCGCTGCAAGCTGACGGCCATCATCGAGTCCACCGGCAAGTACATTTTCGTCAACCGCACCGGCATGAAAGTCCTGGAACGCACCCGCACTCAGCTGGCGCTGGAGTTTGACGAAGGCCACGTGCGCGTCCTGGACGACACCCTGTTGTTCGACCGCGCGCTGGATTCGGTGGTCAGCAATCTGCGCAAGCTCAAGGCTTGA
- the nadC gene encoding carboxylating nicotinate-nucleotide diphosphorylase, whose protein sequence is MPNLRLADLTAEIEANVRRALLEDVGSGDITAQLIPAERLAKATIITREDCTISGTAWVDAVFRQLDPRVAVHWQVSDGQRATANQPLFHLEGPARSLLTGERTALNFLQMLSAVATRAQYFADKVADTQVKLLDTRKTLPGLRLAQKYAVTCGGCHNHRIGLYDAFLIKENHIAACGGIALAISAAHRIAPGKPVEIEVESLAELKEALDAGADIVMLDELSLDDMREAVRLNAGRAKLEASGGINDSTLRVIAETGVDYISIGAMTKDVKAVDLSMRLSL, encoded by the coding sequence ATGCCGAATCTACGCCTCGCCGACCTCACCGCCGAAATCGAAGCCAATGTGCGTCGCGCATTGCTCGAGGACGTCGGCAGTGGCGATATCACTGCTCAGTTGATCCCCGCCGAGCGCCTGGCCAAGGCCACGATCATCACCCGAGAAGACTGCACCATCAGCGGTACTGCCTGGGTCGACGCAGTATTCCGCCAGCTGGATCCGCGTGTTGCGGTGCACTGGCAGGTCAGTGACGGCCAGCGTGCCACGGCCAATCAACCACTGTTCCACCTCGAAGGCCCGGCACGTTCGCTGCTGACCGGCGAGCGCACGGCGCTGAACTTCCTGCAGATGCTTTCGGCCGTGGCCACCCGCGCGCAGTATTTCGCCGACAAGGTCGCCGATACTCAGGTGAAATTACTCGATACCCGCAAGACCCTGCCCGGCCTGCGCCTGGCACAGAAATACGCCGTCACCTGCGGCGGCTGCCATAACCACCGCATCGGCCTGTACGACGCCTTCCTGATCAAGGAAAACCACATCGCGGCCTGCGGCGGCATCGCCCTGGCGATCAGCGCCGCCCACCGCATTGCCCCAGGCAAACCGGTGGAAATCGAAGTCGAGAGCCTGGCCGAACTGAAGGAAGCGCTGGATGCCGGAGCCGACATCGTCATGCTCGACGAGCTCAGCCTCGACGACATGCGCGAAGCGGTGCGCCTCAATGCCGGCCGCGCCAAGCTCGAAGCCAGCGGCGGCATCAATGACAGCACCCTGCGGGTGATTGCCGAAACCGGCGTCGATTACATCTCCATCGGTGCCATGACCAAGGATGTCAAAGCCGTGGACCTGTCGATGCGCTTGAGCCTGTAA
- a CDS encoding LacI family DNA-binding transcriptional regulator, which translates to MSDSKGPPRSKRRSAGRTTLAAVAAHLGVSTMMISRYFNQPDQVSPEQREKIAAAVAELGYVPNLVAGGLASARGRIVGMVVPNISGPIFANTLQGFSDTLSRHGYQTLLASSYFDQDKEESAVRAFLGWSPAALVVTGHFHSPATEKMLAQADIPLIETWDYQPERAPVQIGFSHHEVGVQSARYLYAKGYRRIAYVLNSAPGDLSAVERSEGYAATLAEFGLTPQVFTPDAANPPLEAGKQAMQALMASAEPPDAIIFANDNLAAGGLLAGQRAGLSIPGDCAILGFGDFPFAQMLMPSLSTLKPPALEIGVLAATRVLESLGVLALEGEVRRLNLLGCEVIERESC; encoded by the coding sequence TTGAGCGATTCCAAAGGCCCGCCGCGCAGCAAGCGGCGTTCGGCCGGGCGCACTACCCTGGCCGCCGTGGCGGCGCATCTGGGGGTGTCGACGATGATGATTTCGCGCTACTTCAATCAGCCTGATCAGGTCTCGCCCGAGCAACGCGAGAAGATCGCCGCAGCGGTAGCCGAGCTCGGTTATGTGCCCAATCTGGTGGCGGGTGGCCTGGCGTCGGCGCGCGGGCGTATCGTCGGCATGGTGGTGCCCAACATCTCCGGGCCGATCTTCGCCAATACCCTGCAGGGCTTCAGCGATACTCTGAGCCGCCATGGCTACCAGACGCTGCTGGCCTCGAGCTATTTCGATCAGGACAAGGAAGAAAGCGCAGTGCGGGCCTTTCTAGGCTGGTCGCCGGCGGCCTTGGTGGTGACAGGACACTTTCATTCGCCCGCCACGGAAAAGATGCTCGCCCAGGCCGACATCCCGTTGATCGAAACCTGGGACTATCAACCCGAGCGCGCGCCGGTACAGATCGGCTTCTCCCACCATGAAGTCGGGGTTCAGAGCGCGCGCTACCTGTATGCCAAGGGCTATCGGCGTATCGCCTATGTGCTCAACAGTGCCCCTGGCGACCTCAGTGCAGTGGAGCGCAGCGAGGGGTACGCCGCGACGCTGGCCGAGTTCGGCTTGACGCCCCAGGTGTTCACCCCCGATGCCGCCAATCCTCCCCTCGAAGCCGGCAAGCAGGCGATGCAGGCACTCATGGCCAGTGCCGAGCCGCCGGACGCCATCATCTTCGCCAACGACAACCTCGCCGCCGGCGGCTTGCTGGCCGGGCAGCGTGCGGGTCTGAGCATTCCTGGCGATTGCGCGATTCTGGGCTTTGGTGATTTCCCCTTCGCGCAGATGCTGATGCCGAGCCTCAGTACCCTCAAGCCGCCGGCGCTGGAGATTGGCGTGCTGGCGGCCACCCGGGTGCTGGAAAGCCTCGGCGTGCTGGCGCTTGAAGGGGAGGTGCGGCGTTTGAATCTGCTGGGTTGCGAGGTGATAGAGCGGGAGAGCTGCTGA
- a CDS encoding TonB-dependent receptor, which translates to MHQHFGDTLKPAQLAQAVAAALTLISLPGYGTDSSDGQSVSLQAVTVTATRREESLQKVPVAVTVVDGEQLERDNRTDIATIAQQIPTLNFRTNASNKDTSLFIRGVGTISTSPGVEPTVATVVDGVVYGRPGQATLDLLDLERIEVLRGPQGTLFGKNASAGVLNVITKAPSAETHGYIDQSFYTGTESRTRFGIGGTLVPDVLRGSLTGLVGSYDGNVDNKANGQEVNGYNRKGLRGKLEFTPNEDIKLTLIGDYMQNHSDAPNGVISQSLTPAFANALSPVTASNGNRNIVSDYRSHVEDTNKGLSAQLDWNLGDYTLTSITAWRGWDNTQWQDGDRLATISTAFPGTEDKGDLSYDQYSQELRLASPKGQFLEYVGGLFYMHGKDDETYSRTLRTTTAVNRGVANYSTTSDSYSAFGETTLNFTSRLRGIAGLRWTHDQLEYDHRRVSTSATTVSGIQPSTSSSGSVDEDGWSGRLGAQFDLTDTVMAYLTYSRGYKGPAYNVFFNMQPRDTGALKPETSNNWELGLKATSFDNRLTTNLAVFHSEYDNYQANFYDTVAGQVVTRLINAGSVSTEGVEADYALQASRNLKLSGALAYTRARIDSFTCPAGAAASCNVNGKTLPFSPDWKSYVRADYSIPLDNGLDVELSTDYNWQSEVQYDISQNPDTKQGAYGIWNASVALADYNNGWRVALLAKNLTDKSYSPLLASGTGYIYRAVARDDQRYFGVQLRKDF; encoded by the coding sequence ATGCATCAACACTTCGGGGACACACTCAAACCCGCCCAGCTGGCCCAGGCCGTTGCCGCCGCGCTGACGCTGATCAGTCTGCCGGGCTACGGCACCGACAGCAGCGACGGCCAGTCAGTATCACTGCAAGCCGTCACCGTGACCGCGACCCGCCGCGAGGAATCGCTGCAGAAAGTCCCGGTGGCCGTCACCGTGGTCGACGGCGAACAGCTGGAACGCGACAACCGCACCGATATCGCCACCATCGCCCAGCAGATACCGACGTTGAATTTCCGAACCAACGCCTCTAACAAAGACACCTCGCTGTTCATTCGCGGCGTCGGCACCATCTCGACCTCGCCCGGCGTCGAACCGACCGTGGCGACCGTGGTCGACGGCGTCGTCTATGGTCGCCCCGGTCAGGCCACTCTCGACCTGCTCGACCTGGAGCGCATCGAAGTGCTGCGCGGCCCCCAAGGCACGCTGTTCGGCAAGAACGCTTCGGCCGGCGTGCTCAACGTCATCACCAAAGCGCCCAGCGCCGAAACCCACGGCTACATCGACCAGTCGTTCTACACCGGCACCGAAAGCCGCACGCGCTTCGGCATTGGCGGCACCTTGGTGCCCGATGTGCTCAGGGGCTCGCTGACCGGCCTGGTGGGCAGCTACGACGGCAACGTCGACAACAAGGCCAACGGCCAGGAAGTCAACGGTTACAACCGCAAGGGCCTGCGCGGCAAGCTGGAGTTCACGCCCAACGAAGACATCAAGCTGACGCTGATCGGCGACTACATGCAAAACCACAGCGACGCGCCCAACGGCGTGATCAGCCAGTCGCTGACCCCGGCCTTCGCCAACGCCCTGTCGCCGGTGACCGCCAGCAACGGTAACCGCAATATCGTCAGCGACTACCGCAGCCACGTCGAGGACACCAACAAGGGCCTGTCCGCCCAGCTCGACTGGAACCTGGGTGATTACACCCTGACCTCGATCACCGCCTGGCGCGGCTGGGACAACACTCAGTGGCAGGACGGCGACCGCCTGGCGACCATCAGCACAGCGTTCCCCGGCACCGAGGACAAGGGCGACCTGAGCTACGACCAGTATTCGCAAGAACTGCGTCTGGCATCGCCCAAAGGGCAATTCCTCGAATACGTCGGCGGTCTGTTCTACATGCACGGCAAGGACGACGAGACGTACAGCCGCACGCTGCGCACCACCACGGCGGTCAACCGCGGCGTCGCCAACTACAGCACCACCAGCGACAGCTACTCGGCGTTCGGCGAGACCACGCTCAACTTCACCTCGCGGCTGCGCGGTATCGCCGGCCTGCGCTGGACCCACGACCAGCTCGAGTACGATCACCGCCGCGTGTCGACCTCGGCCACCACCGTCAGCGGCATTCAGCCGAGCACCAGCAGCTCCGGCTCGGTGGACGAAGACGGCTGGTCCGGGCGCCTGGGCGCGCAGTTCGATCTGACCGACACCGTCATGGCCTACCTGACCTACTCGCGCGGCTACAAGGGCCCGGCCTACAACGTGTTCTTCAATATGCAGCCGCGCGACACCGGCGCGCTCAAGCCCGAGACCTCGAACAACTGGGAGCTGGGCCTCAAGGCGACCAGCTTCGACAACCGCCTGACCACCAACCTGGCGGTGTTCCACAGCGAATACGACAACTACCAGGCCAACTTCTACGACACCGTTGCCGGCCAAGTGGTGACTCGCTTGATCAATGCCGGCAGCGTCAGTACCGAAGGCGTCGAGGCCGACTACGCATTGCAGGCCAGCCGCAACCTCAAACTCTCCGGCGCGCTGGCCTATACGCGCGCGCGCATCGACAGCTTCACTTGCCCGGCAGGCGCGGCGGCCTCGTGCAACGTCAACGGCAAGACCCTGCCCTTCAGCCCGGACTGGAAAAGCTACGTGCGCGCCGACTACAGCATCCCGCTGGACAACGGCCTGGATGTCGAGCTGAGCACCGATTACAACTGGCAGAGCGAAGTGCAGTACGACATCAGCCAGAACCCCGACACCAAACAGGGCGCCTATGGCATCTGGAATGCCAGCGTCGCCTTGGCCGATTACAACAACGGCTGGCGCGTGGCATTGTTGGCGAAGAACCTGACCGACAAGTCCTATTCGCCGCTGCTGGCCAGTGGCACCGGGTATATC